A portion of the Simkania negevensis Z genome contains these proteins:
- the pyk gene encoding pyruvate kinase, with amino-acid sequence MAMARTKIICTMGPAVSDYNKILELIDAGMNVARLNMSHGNHEQHREMIRMLKKARAEKGVPLAIMLDTKGPEIRVGKIKGDAIALNKKQTLKIMRGEIEGSDEGISFLPPTIVDDIPLHATVLFDDGYINSHVIEKTKKGIVVEIQNNGVLRSQKGVNIPHAALNLPAVTQQDIQDIIFGCEEEVDLLAASFIRNADHILEIKKLLTQHQKTPILVIAKIENALGVKNFDSILQAADGIMVARGDLGVELPITQVPKLQKMMIRKCYQSFKPVITATQMLESMIENLRPTRAEVSDVANAIYDSTSAVMLSGETAIGKYPVETVRLMRSTILATEKDFKYEEFFYNDVARRVFNDISSSVALAAVKTAYAGNGKALIALTTSGFTARVMARFRPKMPIIAITPKERTYHQLAFVWGITPVHASVENVKQGMAKASCFALQHKILHYGDLIVVTSGSPFGVSGTTNMMLVDNIGDVLVRGMIGEGRKVHGKVKVILSFDPEATYKIKDRLVVIPHCHEKYKHFLKGAAGIILQNHPDDCHSEQMGRLIAHDLKIPILLRADAACTILKDDQMVTLDPNKGLVFEGIVESEDEMLTQVCKIPH; translated from the coding sequence ATGGCAATGGCGCGCACGAAAATCATTTGTACGATGGGGCCTGCGGTCTCAGACTACAACAAAATCCTAGAGCTTATTGATGCTGGGATGAATGTAGCACGGCTTAATATGAGCCATGGAAATCACGAGCAGCATCGTGAAATGATTCGAATGCTAAAAAAAGCTCGCGCAGAAAAAGGGGTGCCTCTCGCTATCATGCTTGATACGAAAGGGCCTGAAATTCGCGTTGGAAAGATCAAAGGGGATGCGATAGCCCTCAATAAAAAGCAGACATTGAAGATCATGCGTGGAGAGATCGAAGGATCAGATGAGGGAATTAGCTTTCTTCCACCCACGATTGTCGATGACATCCCTCTCCACGCTACAGTTCTTTTTGATGATGGTTACATCAACTCACACGTGATTGAGAAAACCAAAAAAGGAATCGTCGTCGAAATTCAAAATAATGGTGTCCTCCGGAGTCAAAAAGGGGTAAACATTCCTCATGCCGCACTCAATCTTCCTGCAGTGACGCAGCAAGACATTCAAGATATTATCTTCGGATGTGAGGAAGAGGTGGATCTTTTAGCAGCTTCGTTCATTCGGAATGCCGATCACATTCTCGAAATTAAGAAGCTTTTAACTCAGCACCAAAAAACCCCCATTCTTGTCATTGCTAAAATTGAAAATGCTTTGGGGGTAAAAAACTTTGATAGCATTTTGCAAGCAGCAGATGGAATCATGGTAGCAAGAGGCGATCTTGGAGTTGAATTGCCCATCACACAAGTTCCTAAACTTCAAAAAATGATGATTCGCAAGTGCTACCAATCTTTCAAGCCTGTCATTACAGCCACGCAAATGCTCGAATCGATGATCGAAAACCTCCGTCCAACTCGCGCAGAGGTTTCTGATGTAGCCAATGCCATATATGACAGTACTTCAGCCGTGATGCTATCGGGAGAAACAGCTATTGGAAAATATCCTGTCGAAACGGTGCGCCTCATGCGCAGTACAATTTTAGCCACTGAAAAAGACTTCAAGTATGAAGAATTTTTCTATAATGATGTGGCAAGACGTGTTTTTAATGATATATCCTCTTCTGTTGCTCTTGCCGCTGTTAAAACAGCTTATGCAGGGAATGGAAAAGCCCTCATCGCTTTAACGACCAGTGGATTTACAGCGCGGGTCATGGCCCGTTTTCGCCCCAAAATGCCAATTATTGCTATCACACCTAAGGAACGGACCTACCACCAGCTGGCGTTTGTTTGGGGAATCACTCCGGTTCATGCATCTGTCGAAAATGTGAAGCAAGGAATGGCGAAAGCCAGTTGCTTTGCCTTGCAGCATAAGATTCTTCACTATGGTGACCTTATCGTGGTGACATCTGGCTCTCCCTTTGGAGTGAGTGGAACCACGAACATGATGCTTGTCGACAACATCGGAGATGTACTTGTCCGCGGGATGATAGGAGAAGGGAGAAAAGTTCATGGGAAGGTAAAGGTCATTCTCAGTTTCGACCCCGAAGCGACCTATAAGATCAAAGATCGGCTCGTTGTGATTCCTCACTGCCATGAAAAGTATAAACATTTCTTAAAAGGGGCTGCAGGTATCATATTGCAAAACCATCCAGACGATTGTCATTCCGAACAGATGGGAAGATTGATCGCCCATGACCTAAAAATCCCTATTCTTCTCAGAGCCGATGCAGCTTGCACCATCCTCAAAGACGATCAAATGGTCACTCTCGACCCCAATAAGGGGCTTGTCTTCGAAGGGATCGTTGAATCAGAAGATGAAATGCTGACCCAAGTCTGCAAGATTCCGCATTAA
- the uvrA gene encoding excinuclease ABC subunit UvrA → MTQQPIRLKNVKVHNLKGVDLTLQSGAFIVFTGVSGSGKSSLAFDTIYVEGQRRYIESLSNYARRYMGNLSKPDADLIEGISPTIAIEQKTAGRNPRSTVGTMTGIYDYLRVLFARVGTPHCPISGEKVQPQSTEQILATIETFPEKSKLLILAPHTRGKKGEFKDLFDELIRKGFTRIRLDQNLVDLSEDIAIDKTTAHDIDLVVDRLALTKAEKPRLTEAVSQALELGQGVMSVLDHDTGVETLFSQHAHAKKSGESYSPLEPHDFSFNHPSGMCPTCEGLGVIQDFDLDLIIDPELSIAEGCCSIASSYETVKWGNIYDNLADLYNFSLDTPWKKLSESAKKIFLYGNKKKWTRMRFVHPKKKTVWTEYVKWHGVLAEAKNRFNEAKSDVYRSNMEKLMHEAVCPDCEGSRIKPYPSATKIGSKRIHEVTALTIEEVAHFFDKLKLTPFERMIGRDLLQEIQKRLDFLLNVGLYYLTLDRTSPTLSGGEAQRVRLASQIGSGLVAATYILDEPSIGLHPRDNTKLIATLKMLRDRGNTIIVVEHDEETMDAADYIVDIGPEAGILGGEIVAEGTLDDLIASPRSLTGAYLSGKKKIPIPKKRIPPSEKKLTIREAKHHNLKNVTIDIPLEVFVAVTGVSGSGKSSLITDILYPALANKLHKAEQRVGKHQTIEGIEHLDKVIAIDQTPIGRTPRSNPSTYIKVFDDIRDLFTKLPESQAFGYKPGRFSFNVAEGSCLECRGMGMLRIDMDFMDDVWSTCPVCEGKRFDLSTLSILYKGKSIHEVLEMTVEEASAFFENIPSIHHKLSLLLKVGLGYITLGQSSTTLSGGEAQRIKLARELTRPATGKTLYILDEPTTGLHFHDIAKLIEILQELRAAGNTVLVIEHNMDMVKTADWIIDLGPEGGKDGGQITAQGTPEEIAKLKTPTGCAVHSILNPKIRIKSTKKKEVAPPAAALEVRGAAQNNLKGVSLKIPRNKITICTGPSGSGKSSLAFDTIYAEGQRRYIDSLSSYARQFVKQMPKPRLEEIDGLSPAIAIEQKHHAGNPRSTIGTMTEVYDFLRLLYAHAGIAYCPETGEKIESITNEYVVNHLMQLPEKTRLHILTPVKISKSAPFEELRENLIQKGFLRIRLNGEYYALDEEIPYEVGRKNELFLVVDRLAIREGIEKRLFEAIEQVTRLTKEPFIVATPKEDLLFNLSFAVPSTGKSYPPITPHTFSFNSDDGMCPDCLGLGFQWGANMLKHQKVMNMSPFSLMHKLWKEEWTEEVEKLLLDYLDAEGIDSDTPLYKLPVKQLQLLLNGSTEDFTYNGLIFRWTGINAAFTRCAKAGKKQLRESVIPHLEQTTCVTCSGERLSPLARHVKVQDVTIGKLCSLPLHQVLKFIQSLQHLTIPLLAETLEQLENRIQFLCNIGLDYLSLDRQAPTLSGGETQRIHLARQLGSGLTGCLYVLDEPTIGLHPQNNARLNEALKHLCKLGNTLLLVEHDPLTLSIADYVFDFGPQAGKHGGEIVAEGTLAQIKKNPRSLTGQYLSGKKKLPVPEKRRKSKVHITIRNASKHNLKNLTLKIPTKALTCLTGVSGSGKSTLMHAILKRGVQMHLAARSQETSIQIDEATIEGVDEFNKLISIDQNPIGHTIRADVSTYNEILTHIRQFYAELPEAKTRGLKPKHFSYNHLKGMCRTCWGLGFKTIRLQFLPSLKVSCDACKGNRLNPLSSQVTYHGKSLGELLKLTIDEAIHFLPPIPKLQKSLETLQNVGLGYLALGQEIASLSGGEAGRMRLARELAKRSTGKTLYLFDEPTIGLHADDIAKLIPLFHALVDKGNTLIIIEHNLDILRIADHIIDLGPEAGEKGGEIIATGTPEEIEKHPTSYTAAFLRKH, encoded by the coding sequence ATGACACAGCAACCTATTCGTCTCAAAAATGTTAAAGTCCATAATCTCAAGGGAGTTGACCTCACTCTTCAATCGGGAGCGTTTATTGTTTTCACTGGAGTTTCAGGATCAGGCAAGTCTTCACTTGCCTTCGACACGATCTATGTCGAAGGACAAAGGCGCTATATCGAATCTCTGTCAAACTACGCGCGCCGCTACATGGGAAATCTCTCAAAACCCGATGCCGATCTGATTGAAGGGATCTCGCCCACTATTGCAATCGAGCAAAAAACTGCTGGAAGAAATCCCCGCTCAACAGTTGGGACAATGACTGGAATTTACGATTATCTACGGGTTCTCTTTGCAAGGGTCGGAACTCCACATTGCCCCATTAGTGGTGAAAAGGTTCAGCCACAAAGCACCGAGCAAATTCTTGCGACCATTGAAACCTTTCCTGAAAAATCGAAACTCCTCATTCTCGCCCCTCATACACGAGGAAAAAAAGGCGAGTTCAAAGATCTGTTTGATGAGCTCATCCGAAAAGGGTTCACCCGTATCCGGCTCGACCAGAATTTAGTTGACCTCTCTGAAGATATCGCCATTGATAAAACCACAGCTCATGATATCGATCTCGTTGTCGATCGACTCGCTCTCACAAAAGCTGAAAAGCCTCGCTTGACCGAAGCAGTTTCTCAGGCTCTTGAGCTCGGGCAAGGGGTCATGAGTGTCCTCGATCACGACACTGGAGTCGAAACCCTTTTTTCTCAACATGCTCATGCAAAAAAATCGGGTGAGTCGTACTCCCCCCTCGAACCGCATGATTTTTCCTTCAATCATCCTTCAGGAATGTGCCCGACCTGTGAAGGACTCGGTGTCATTCAAGATTTTGATTTGGATCTGATCATCGACCCAGAGTTGAGTATTGCCGAGGGGTGCTGCTCTATTGCAAGCAGCTATGAAACTGTAAAATGGGGAAACATTTACGATAATTTAGCAGATCTCTACAACTTCAGCTTAGACACACCTTGGAAAAAGCTATCTGAAAGTGCTAAAAAGATCTTCCTCTATGGGAATAAAAAGAAATGGACCCGCATGCGGTTTGTGCATCCCAAAAAGAAAACTGTTTGGACAGAATATGTCAAATGGCACGGCGTCTTAGCCGAAGCTAAAAACCGTTTCAATGAGGCAAAAAGTGATGTCTACCGCTCCAATATGGAAAAGCTGATGCATGAAGCAGTTTGCCCCGATTGTGAAGGTTCGCGCATCAAGCCCTATCCCTCTGCCACAAAGATTGGATCGAAGAGGATTCACGAAGTAACTGCTCTGACAATTGAAGAGGTGGCTCACTTCTTTGACAAGCTGAAACTCACCCCTTTTGAGCGCATGATTGGCCGAGATCTACTGCAAGAAATTCAAAAGCGACTCGATTTTCTCCTCAATGTAGGGCTTTACTATCTCACACTGGACCGAACATCTCCCACCTTATCTGGTGGAGAAGCTCAACGGGTCCGGCTCGCTTCGCAAATCGGGTCGGGACTTGTTGCTGCAACTTATATCCTCGATGAACCTTCGATTGGGCTCCATCCACGAGATAATACCAAGCTGATCGCTACTCTTAAAATGCTTCGTGATCGAGGAAACACGATCATCGTCGTTGAGCATGATGAAGAAACAATGGATGCGGCCGATTATATCGTCGACATTGGGCCCGAAGCGGGAATCCTTGGTGGAGAAATTGTTGCTGAAGGAACGCTCGATGATCTCATCGCCTCGCCCCGCTCTTTAACAGGCGCCTATCTCAGTGGCAAAAAAAAGATCCCAATTCCCAAAAAGCGCATCCCCCCATCCGAAAAAAAACTGACGATTAGAGAAGCTAAACACCACAATCTCAAAAATGTCACAATCGATATTCCTTTAGAGGTTTTTGTCGCGGTCACGGGGGTTTCAGGATCGGGGAAGTCGTCTCTTATCACAGACATTCTCTATCCTGCTCTAGCGAATAAGTTACATAAAGCAGAGCAACGGGTTGGAAAACATCAAACAATTGAAGGCATTGAGCACCTAGATAAAGTCATTGCCATCGACCAAACGCCTATTGGGCGCACTCCCCGATCTAATCCAAGCACCTACATCAAAGTCTTTGATGATATCCGCGACCTCTTTACAAAATTGCCCGAAAGCCAAGCTTTCGGCTACAAACCTGGTCGATTTAGCTTCAATGTTGCTGAAGGCTCATGCCTCGAATGTCGTGGAATGGGAATGCTCCGTATCGACATGGACTTTATGGATGATGTTTGGTCAACCTGCCCAGTTTGTGAAGGAAAACGATTTGACCTTTCAACACTCAGTATCCTCTACAAGGGGAAAAGCATTCATGAAGTGCTCGAAATGACAGTCGAAGAAGCTTCTGCCTTTTTCGAAAACATTCCATCGATTCATCACAAGCTTAGCTTGCTCCTCAAAGTAGGCTTAGGCTACATCACCCTAGGGCAATCTTCAACCACACTTTCAGGGGGAGAAGCACAACGGATCAAACTCGCGCGTGAACTCACTCGCCCGGCAACAGGGAAAACCCTTTACATTTTAGACGAGCCAACAACAGGGCTCCACTTTCATGACATCGCCAAACTCATTGAAATCTTGCAAGAGCTACGAGCCGCCGGAAATACAGTCCTTGTGATTGAACACAACATGGATATGGTCAAAACTGCTGATTGGATCATTGACTTAGGCCCTGAAGGAGGAAAAGATGGTGGACAAATCACCGCCCAAGGAACCCCGGAAGAAATAGCCAAACTAAAAACGCCAACTGGATGTGCAGTGCATTCCATTTTAAACCCCAAAATACGGATCAAATCGACGAAGAAAAAAGAGGTTGCTCCACCAGCTGCTGCCCTCGAAGTCCGCGGCGCAGCGCAAAATAACTTGAAAGGGGTGTCACTAAAAATTCCACGTAACAAAATCACCATTTGCACGGGCCCTTCTGGTTCGGGAAAGTCATCTCTTGCGTTCGATACTATTTATGCCGAAGGACAAAGGCGGTACATCGACTCTCTTTCTTCTTATGCCCGTCAATTTGTCAAACAAATGCCTAAGCCGCGCCTCGAAGAAATCGACGGTCTTTCTCCTGCCATTGCCATTGAACAAAAACACCATGCAGGAAATCCTCGCTCGACTATCGGAACGATGACCGAAGTATACGACTTTTTACGATTGCTGTATGCACATGCAGGAATTGCTTATTGCCCTGAAACAGGAGAAAAAATTGAGTCGATTACAAATGAATATGTGGTCAATCATCTCATGCAACTCCCAGAAAAGACTCGCTTACACATATTAACGCCCGTTAAGATCAGCAAGAGTGCGCCATTTGAAGAGCTTAGAGAAAATTTGATCCAAAAGGGATTTTTACGCATTCGTCTCAATGGAGAGTATTATGCATTAGACGAAGAAATTCCCTATGAAGTAGGACGTAAAAATGAACTCTTTTTAGTTGTTGATCGCCTTGCCATTCGAGAAGGCATCGAAAAAAGACTTTTTGAAGCCATCGAACAAGTCACTCGTCTCACAAAAGAGCCGTTTATCGTAGCAACCCCCAAAGAAGATCTCTTATTTAACCTTTCTTTTGCAGTCCCTAGTACAGGAAAAAGCTACCCCCCCATCACACCTCATACATTTTCTTTCAACTCTGACGATGGGATGTGCCCTGATTGTTTAGGATTGGGCTTTCAATGGGGAGCAAACATGCTCAAGCATCAAAAAGTGATGAATATGTCTCCTTTTTCTTTGATGCATAAATTGTGGAAAGAAGAATGGACCGAAGAGGTTGAAAAGCTCCTTTTGGACTATTTAGACGCTGAAGGAATTGATTCTGATACCCCCTTATATAAGCTTCCTGTGAAACAGTTGCAACTCTTACTCAATGGATCTACTGAAGACTTTACCTACAATGGGTTGATTTTTCGCTGGACGGGAATCAATGCAGCATTTACTCGTTGCGCAAAAGCGGGGAAAAAACAACTCCGTGAATCGGTCATTCCTCATCTTGAGCAGACGACATGTGTCACTTGCAGTGGAGAAAGACTGAGCCCTCTTGCGCGCCACGTGAAAGTGCAAGATGTGACAATTGGAAAACTTTGCTCTCTTCCCCTCCATCAAGTGCTTAAGTTCATTCAATCTCTTCAGCATCTTACAATCCCCCTCCTTGCAGAAACTCTCGAACAGCTCGAAAATCGGATTCAGTTTTTGTGTAACATTGGTCTTGATTATCTCTCACTAGATAGACAAGCTCCAACCTTGAGCGGAGGTGAAACCCAGCGGATTCACTTAGCGCGACAACTTGGAAGTGGGTTGACCGGCTGTCTCTACGTTTTAGATGAACCAACGATTGGACTCCACCCACAAAATAATGCACGCCTGAATGAAGCGCTCAAACACCTTTGCAAACTCGGGAATACCCTACTTCTCGTCGAGCATGATCCACTCACTCTTTCCATTGCCGACTACGTCTTTGACTTCGGACCTCAAGCTGGAAAACATGGTGGAGAAATCGTCGCAGAAGGAACACTCGCACAAATCAAAAAGAACCCTCGCTCTTTGACAGGACAATATCTCAGTGGGAAAAAGAAACTTCCTGTTCCAGAAAAAAGACGTAAAAGCAAAGTTCACATCACCATTCGTAACGCCTCGAAACACAACCTCAAAAACCTCACATTAAAAATTCCCACTAAAGCACTCACCTGTCTGACAGGGGTTTCAGGTTCTGGGAAATCCACCTTGATGCATGCGATTCTCAAAAGAGGAGTACAAATGCATCTTGCAGCACGCTCCCAAGAAACTTCAATCCAGATTGATGAGGCAACAATTGAAGGAGTCGATGAGTTCAACAAACTGATCTCAATCGACCAAAATCCGATCGGGCATACCATCCGCGCCGATGTCAGCACTTACAATGAAATTCTCACTCACATCCGTCAATTTTACGCCGAATTGCCCGAAGCAAAAACACGTGGGCTCAAACCAAAACATTTTAGTTACAATCATCTGAAAGGGATGTGCCGAACTTGTTGGGGGTTGGGATTCAAAACGATTCGGCTTCAATTTCTTCCCTCCCTTAAAGTCTCTTGTGATGCATGTAAAGGAAACCGTCTCAATCCTCTCAGCTCACAAGTCACCTACCATGGAAAAAGCCTCGGGGAACTTTTAAAACTGACTATCGATGAAGCCATCCACTTTCTTCCCCCTATTCCCAAACTGCAAAAAAGTCTCGAAACTTTGCAAAATGTCGGGCTCGGTTACCTTGCTCTGGGACAAGAAATTGCAAGTTTATCAGGAGGTGAAGCGGGGCGCATGCGTCTTGCTCGTGAATTAGCCAAACGATCAACTGGAAAAACTCTCTATCTCTTCGATGAACCG